The Streptomyces sp. NBC_01317 genomic interval CGTCAAGAATAGCAGGAGGTTCCTCGCCGAACAGCAATAGGACCTGATCGAGAAGGCCTTCGAGGGAGTATAATGTTCGGATCTGCGAGCGTGAAATACCCCCAAATGTGAGTGCGGTCTCCTTTGCTGTGAGCTGCAGGATCGCTTCAAACTCTCTCTGGGCGTAGAAGTGGTAGGCGGCCCAAGTGACGAGAGCTGATTTTCCGACACCTCCAGGTCCGTGGACGTTGATGATCCAAATTCGGGGATCTTTGGTAACTGCTGAGATCAACTGGTCTCGCAATTGGTCCCGTCCAACGAAGTACTGGAAATCCTTCTCTAGGAGGCGATAGGTTCCTGTATCCACGGCGAATGGAGTCTTCGATTGTTCCCGTTCAAGGCTATCTTGATCCGCTCTTTCTTCTAGGTCGTCAAGAAGTTCCTCGAGCTCCTCTCTGTTGTCCAGTCGAACGGTTGAATCACCGCGGCGAAAATATATTTCGCCGCGACGGAGACCATATGATTCTTTTGGTTGGAAGTCATTTTTTACGAGGGAAGGAGTGCGCCGCTTCCTTCTTTTGGCAGCTGCTCTCACTAAAATTACAGCAAACCATCGCGGTTCTCCTGCGTAGCGTAGTTTATGCTGGATTATGTCTACTGATATTTCCAGCCCTGTCGCTCGACGAACTTTATCGCGGAGGAGTTTCGCATCATATGGCAGTTCGGAACTGAGGCCCACCGGTACCCAGGTTTTATCCTGGACGCCGATAACAAGGTAGCCACCCCCCGTATTTCTCATGGCGACCGCATCTTTAGCAAAAGCGGCTGCGTCGTAGTCGCTCTCAAGTCGGAGGAGCTGTTTGAAATCCAGCCACTCGCATTCGCCGCGACAATCAATGAGATATTTGATCGCGTCGAGGCTCAGGTCCCCGTCTCGCACCATTCGTTCGATTGTCGCGAGGTTCACTCCTGGGCACTCACTTTCTGGTCGGACGTCAGTAGGTTCAGCATCGTATCGGCTCTCCTTGCACGAGGGGGCCTTTTTGGGAACCCTTCTGAAAACGGCGTTTTCCTTCGAGCGGCGCAGTTCGTCAGGTGTAGCTGGATGGTTCGGGGGTGTGACGTGGAGGGGCTCATCGCCGCACGTCTGCCTTAGGCCGTCTGTTGCGATGGCCGTTCAGCAGGAAAGTGGGTGACGGCTCGGAATGTATGGCCCGGTGTCGCGACTGAGGGCCGCCACCCGAAGTGGGTGGCGGCCCTCAGTATTTGACACTAGTCAGAGAGTCGACCGAGCGGTGCTTACGCGGTGCGCAGGAGCCGGAAAACCGATAGAAGCAACGAGAACTGCCGAACAGTGTTTTCGCAGCTCGCAGCCGGTTTCCAAGACTCCCTTCCAGGTCGTCTAGCTGGCTTTCCTAGATGTCGAAGTACAGCTCGAACTCGTGCGGGTGCGGGCGCAGCTGGATCGGGGCGATTTCCTTCGTGCGCTTGTAGTCGATCCAGGTTTCGATCAGGTCCGCCGTGAAGACTCCGCCCGCCTGGAGATACTCGTTGTCCGCCTCTAGGGCTTCCAGGACCGCCGGGAGCGAGGTGGGGACCTGGGCTACGCCCGCGTGCTCCTCCGGGGCCAGTTCGTAGAGGTCCTTGTCGATCGGCTCCGCCGGCTCGATCTTGTTCTTGACGCCGTCGAGGCCCGCGAGGAGCAGGGCCGAGAACGCCAGGTACGGGTTCGAGGACGGGTCCGGGGCGCGGAACTCGACGCGCTTGGCCTTCGGGTTCGAGCCCGTGATCGGGATGCGCATCGCGGCGGAGCGGTTGCGCTGCGAGTAGACCAGGTTGACCGGGGCCTCGAAGCCGGGGACCAGGCGGTGGTACGAGTTCACCGTCGGGTTCGTGAAGGCCAGCAGCGACGGGGCGTGCTTGAGGATGCCGCCGATGTAGTAGCGGGCGGTGTCCGACAGGCCCGCGTAGCCCTGCTCGTCGTAGAACAGCGGCGTGCCGCCCTGCCACAGGGACTGGTGGACGTGCATGCCGGAGCCGTTGTCACCGAAGATCGGCTTGGGCATGAAGGTCGCGGTCTTGCCGTTGCGCCACGCGACGTTCTTCACGATGTACTTGAAGAGCATCAGGTCGTCGGCCGCCGCGAGCAGCGTGTTGAACTTGTAGTTGATCTCCGCCTGGCCGGCGGTGCCCACCTCGTGGTGCTGGCGCTCGACCTGGAGGCCGGAAGCCTCCAGCTCCAGGGAGATCTCGGCGCGCAGGTCGGCGAAGTGGTCGACCGGCGGGGCCGGGAAGTAACCACCCTTGTAGCGGACCTTGTAGCCGCGGTTGTCCTCCAGGGCGCCGGTGTTCCACGCGGCTGCCTCGGAGTCGATGTGGTAGAAGCTCTCGTTCGACGTGGTGTTGAAGCGCACGCTGTCGAAGACGTAGAACTCGGCCTCGGGGCCGAAGTACGCGGTGTCCGCGATGCCGGTCGACGCGAGGTAGGCCTCGGCCTTCTTGGCGATGTTGCGCGGGTCGCGGCTGTACTGCTCGCCCGTGATCGGGTCGTGGATGAAGAAGTTGATGTTCACCGTCTTGTCACGGCGGAACGGGTCGACCCGGGCCGTGGACAGGTCCGCGCGCAGCGCCATGTCCGACTCGTGGATGGCCTGGAAGCCGCGGATCGACGAACCGTCGAAGGCGAGCTCCTCGGCGGGGTCGAACGCCTTTGCCGGGATCGTGAAGTGCTGCATCACGCCAGGCAGGTCGCAGAAGCGGACGTCGACAAACTTGACGTCGTTGTCCGCGATGTACTTCTTTGCCTCGTCGGCGTTCTGGAACATCCAGCTCCTCCTCCTCCCGACCCGAGGAGGGGCGGGGGTTTGTCGCTCGGTGGTGCGGCCAGTGCGGTGGCACACGCTGGACCCGACCTTAGGTTTCCGGGATTTCTCAAGCGTGACCCATTTGTTTCGTAGAAGTTAACCAGCCCCGGTGCGCACGACGCCGCCGGGATGCTCCCCGACCCCCGTCAAGAGGGGGTAAATCCCCGCCCAGTACCGTGGACGGGTGGACAACAGGCAAGTAATCGGATCCTGGCTCTCCGGACCCCGCGCCGCCGCCGAGAACATGGGCGTCGACTTCGGCTACCGGGGCGAGCGGCTCGGTCTCCCGGAGCACGGCCCGGGGTCCGTCGCCCCGCTCGGCCGCCGCTTCGGCGCCCTCTTCCTCGACTGGGCGCTGTGCATGCTGATCGCATACGGGCTGCTCGCGGCGGGTGACTGGCAGAAGACCGGCAACTGGGCGCTCGGCGTCCTCTTCGTCCTCAGTCTTCTCACCGTCGGTACGGTCGGCTTCACCCCCGGAAAGCGCCTCTTCGGGCTCCGCGTCGTCGCCGAGCACGGCGGCCGGCTCTCGCTCGTCCGCGTCCTCGTGCGCACCGTACTGCTCTGCCTCGCCGTCCCCGCCCTCATCTGGGACCGGGACGGCCGCGGCTTCCACGACCGCCTCTCCGGCGCCGTACAGGTCAGGACCTGAGCGGACGAAACAACAGAGGAGGGCGGCGCGGGAGCCTTCCCGCGCCGC includes:
- the glnA gene encoding type I glutamate--ammonia ligase; protein product: MFQNADEAKKYIADNDVKFVDVRFCDLPGVMQHFTIPAKAFDPAEELAFDGSSIRGFQAIHESDMALRADLSTARVDPFRRDKTVNINFFIHDPITGEQYSRDPRNIAKKAEAYLASTGIADTAYFGPEAEFYVFDSVRFNTTSNESFYHIDSEAAAWNTGALEDNRGYKVRYKGGYFPAPPVDHFADLRAEISLELEASGLQVERQHHEVGTAGQAEINYKFNTLLAAADDLMLFKYIVKNVAWRNGKTATFMPKPIFGDNGSGMHVHQSLWQGGTPLFYDEQGYAGLSDTARYYIGGILKHAPSLLAFTNPTVNSYHRLVPGFEAPVNLVYSQRNRSAAMRIPITGSNPKAKRVEFRAPDPSSNPYLAFSALLLAGLDGVKNKIEPAEPIDKDLYELAPEEHAGVAQVPTSLPAVLEALEADNEYLQAGGVFTADLIETWIDYKRTKEIAPIQLRPHPHEFELYFDI
- a CDS encoding RDD family protein → MDNRQVIGSWLSGPRAAAENMGVDFGYRGERLGLPEHGPGSVAPLGRRFGALFLDWALCMLIAYGLLAAGDWQKTGNWALGVLFVLSLLTVGTVGFTPGKRLFGLRVVAEHGGRLSLVRVLVRTVLLCLAVPALIWDRDGRGFHDRLSGAVQVRT